The following coding sequences lie in one Ictalurus furcatus strain D&B chromosome 7, Billie_1.0, whole genome shotgun sequence genomic window:
- the trip6 gene encoding thyroid receptor-interacting protein 6, with amino-acid sequence MSGPTWLPPRTLSSPERPAAQMSHSGPAFYRPPKKGPPDQRAKYGVYDQNGAAGGNGVPSRYIATGPSGGSMHHQHQDGYSGSSSYHPLSPQGEHYYLPGHGPKDDHLFWNTHMTSYDHHTRGSDKHLSSIDAEIDSLTCMLADMDSHPQNTSTQSTQLYDNVPYNKHLHSERYKPSNQTGAPSQTRPIMGYPPHPQSQYHPSPPYQSTPKPEYAYPSQSSSAHKPYPQPVPASYTTASTLSGPRFTVQVKTAQPVTYSQSGRQAEQAYTPPPPRQHATCPPPHYSEVPGQGQGWYPPPPPPSQQAHGDPAAYKAGSGGVQVPSRVQGPPGKKGQEQSYQTSKGPVPRPEEELDRLTKKLVYDMNHPPTEEYFGRCARCGDNVLGDGSGCIAMEQVFHVECFTCITCHAQLRGKPFYALDKKSYCESCYISTLERCSKCSKPILDRILRAMGKAYHPRCFTCVVCGCCLDGVPFTVDATSQIHCIEDFHRKFAPRCSVCGEPIMPEPGQEETVRIVALDRSFHVNCYICEECGLLLSSEGEGRGCYPLDGHILCKSCSARRIQDLSAKISTDC; translated from the exons ATGTCCGGTCCTACCTGGCTGCCTCCGAGAACTCTGAGTAGCCCTGAGAGACCCGCAGCACAGATGTCACACTCTGGACCTGCTTTCTACAGACCACCCAAAAAAGGTCCACCTGACCAGAGAGCCAAATATGGTGTGTATGACCAAAATGGAGCAGCAGGTGGGAATGGTGTACCCTCAAGGTACATAGCCACTGGACCCTCAG GTGGAAGCATGCATCACCAGCACCAAGATGGTTATTCAGGGTCTTCATCCTATCACCCCCTTTCTCCACAAGGAGAGCACTATTATCTCCCAGGGCACGGACCCAAAGACGATCATCTCTTCTGGAACACACACATGACTAGCTATGATCACCAT ACACGAGGGTCTGATAAACACCTCTCTAGTATTGATGCAGAGATAGATTCTCTCACGTGCATGCTGGCTGACATGGACAGCCATCCTCAGAACACAAGCACACAG TCCACACAGCTGTACGACAATGTGCCTTACAATAAGCATCTTCACAGTGAGCGCTACAAACCATCCAACCAGACAGGTGCTCCGTCCCAGACCAGACCCATCATGGGTTACCCTCCTCATCCTCAAAGCCAGTATCATCCTTCTCCACCTTATCAGTCCACCCCAAAGCCTGAATATGCCTATCCGTCCCAGTCGTCCTCCGCACACAAACCTTACCCCCAACCAGTGCCAGCCTCCTACACCACTGCCTCCACCCTGAGTGGGCCACGCTTCACCGTGCAGGTCAAAACCGCTCAGCCTGTCACTTATTCTCAGAGTGGGAGACAGGCAGAGCAGGCCTACACCCCGCCCCCTCCTCGCCAGCATGCTACTTGCCCTCCCCCACATTACTCAGAAGTCCCAGGGCAGGGACAGGGCTGGtacccaccaccaccacctccatcCCAGCAGGCCCATGGTGATCCAGCAGCATATAAGGCAGGCTCTGGTGGTGTTCAGGTGCCAAGTAGGGTACAGGGTCCACCAGGAAAGAAAGGACAAGAGCAGAGCTACCAGACTAGTAAG GGGCCAGTGCCAAGACCAGAGGAGGAGTTGGATCGCCTCACTAAGAAGTTGGTGTATGACATGAATCATCCTCCCACAGAGGAATACTTCG GCCGGTGTGCCAGGTGTGGAGACAACGTGCTCGGTGATGGGAGTGGCTGTATCGCTATGGAGCAGGTGTTCCATGTGGAATGTTTCACATGTATCACCTGCCATGCCCAACTCAGAGGCAAGCCTTTCTATGCACTGGACAAAAAGAGCTACTGTGAGAGCTGTTACATt AGTACATTGGAGCGCTGCTCAAAGTGTTCAAAACCAATCCTGGACCGGATCCTGCGGGCAATGGGGAAGGCATATCACCCACGCTGCTTCACCTGTGTAGTCTGTGGCTGCTGTCTCGATGGTGTTCCCTTCACCGTGGATGCCACTTCACAGATTCACTGCATTGAGGATTTCCACAG GAAGTTTGCCCCAagatgctctgtgtgtggggAGCCCATAATGCCTGAGCCTGGTCAGGAGGAGACAGTGAGAATTGTGGCTCTGGATCGCAGTTTCCATGTCAACTGCTACATTTGTGAG GAGTGTGGTTTGCTCCTCTCATCTGAAGGAGAGGGCCGAGGCTGCTACCCCCTGGACGGTCACATTTTGTGCAAGAGCTGCAGTGCCCGACGAATCCAGGATCTCTCTGCCAAAATCTCCACTGACTGCTAA